The DNA region GAGGATGTTCGTGCTGTAGTTCATGATGTATTACGTCACAGAGTAGGTGTAACTTACGAGGCTGAGGCCGAAAACATCACTTCGGTAGATATCATCAACAAAATTATAAACGAAGTAGAAGTACCTTAAAGATTTTAGATTTTAGATTACTGATTTTAGATTTTAGATCTGAAATCAACAATCGTTAATCAACAATCAACAATCAAATGGATACAAAAGAGCTTTTAAAAAAAGTACGAAAAATAGAAATCAAAACCCGAAGATTGAGTGATCATATCTTCTCTGGTGAATATCATACTTCTTTCAAAGGGCGTGGGATGACTTTTAGTGAGGTACGTCAATATCAGTATGGCGATGATATTCGAAATATTGATTGGAATGTTACCGCTCGTTATAATGAAGCTCACGTAAAAGTTTTTGAAGAAGAACGCGAATTAACCATGATGCTTATGGTAGATATTTCGGGTTCAGAAAGTTTTGGTTCTAAAAATCAATTCAAAAAAGACATCGTAACAGAAATTGCTGCCACGATGGCTTTTTCGGCTACGCAAAACAATGATAAAATTGGACTGATTTTGTTTTCAGACCAAATCGAATTGTACATTCCTCCTAAAAAAGGAAGGTCGCACGTATTGCGTATCATTCGTGAATTGATAGAATTTGAACCTAAAAGTCATAAAACAGATATTGCTCAGGCATTGAAATTCCTATCGAGTACTCAAAAAAAGAAAGCCATTGTTTTTGTCATTTCCGATTTTATGTCGGCTGATTATGAGCATACACTAAAAATTGCAGCAAAAAAACATGATGTAACCGGTATTCGAGTGTATGATATACGAGAGGAGAAAATGCCAAATCTTGGAATGGTTCCAATGATTGATGCCGAAACAGGCGAAATCCAAGTGGTCGATACGGGTTCTAAGGCTGTTCGAATGAGTTATGAGAAGTATTATCAAGATCAGTTGAATTATTTCAAAGAGACTTTCAGTAAATCAGGTTCGGGTATTGTAAATACAAGAGTTGACGAAAGTTACGTAACTAAGTTATTGGGTTATTTTAAATCGAGATAGCGATTTTAGAATTACGATTAACGATTTTTGA from Flavobacterium nitratireducens includes:
- a CDS encoding DUF58 domain-containing protein — translated: MDTKELLKKVRKIEIKTRRLSDHIFSGEYHTSFKGRGMTFSEVRQYQYGDDIRNIDWNVTARYNEAHVKVFEEERELTMMLMVDISGSESFGSKNQFKKDIVTEIAATMAFSATQNNDKIGLILFSDQIELYIPPKKGRSHVLRIIRELIEFEPKSHKTDIAQALKFLSSTQKKKAIVFVISDFMSADYEHTLKIAAKKHDVTGIRVYDIREEKMPNLGMVPMIDAETGEIQVVDTGSKAVRMSYEKYYQDQLNYFKETFSKSGSGIVNTRVDESYVTKLLGYFKSR